One genomic segment of Mesoterricola silvestris includes these proteins:
- a CDS encoding tetratricopeptide repeat protein: MHYITIDLNNWFKKMHSIMKSTQLFSDRLPCTFYPNYFRGISYGLMLIVCCKCNYFENPQSANFHKQEKLAISGDPDAQNWIGNRYSNGDFGITQNLPLAYEWCKKAAEHNMPDAQYSLAVMYLYGSGINKDFSMAVNWFKRCANNGYGKWQTDAQAQLALIYLKGVDVKKDMPESLKWSTKAAIQGHPEACYALAMWHLRPRHTAEDQYIAKSLLEYAASKGIPEAQYTLAIYLWRGKYIEHDLNAAKGWAEKAAAQNYSKAISLLETMPRN, translated from the coding sequence ATGCATTATATCACCATTGATTTAAATAATTGGTTCAAAAAAATGCATAGCATCATGAAATCAACACAGCTATTCTCAGATAGACTCCCATGCACATTCTACCCCAACTATTTCCGGGGTATATCTTATGGATTAATGTTAATTGTTTGTTGCAAATGCAATTATTTTGAAAATCCTCAATCCGCTAACTTCCACAAACAGGAAAAACTAGCAATAAGTGGTGACCCAGATGCTCAAAATTGGATTGGAAATAGATATTCAAATGGAGACTTTGGAATTACCCAAAACCTACCACTAGCTTACGAGTGGTGCAAAAAAGCGGCAGAGCACAATATGCCTGATGCACAATACTCGCTAGCCGTCATGTACCTATATGGGAGTGGCATCAATAAAGACTTTTCGATGGCCGTAAATTGGTTTAAGCGTTGTGCAAATAATGGATATGGGAAGTGGCAGACGGATGCCCAGGCGCAATTGGCACTCATATATTTAAAAGGCGTTGACGTTAAAAAGGATATGCCTGAATCCCTGAAATGGAGTACAAAGGCTGCGATCCAAGGCCATCCAGAAGCATGCTATGCATTGGCAATGTGGCATCTACGCCCAAGACACACTGCCGAGGATCAGTACATTGCAAAATCGCTTTTGGAGTACGCAGCCTCCAAAGGCATTCCTGAAGCGCAATACACGTTGGCCATATATCTTTGGAGGGGAAAATACATAGAGCATGACCTCAACGCGGCCAAGGGCTGGGCAGAGAAAGCCGCAGCTCAGAACTATTCGAAGGCAATTTCATTGCTTGAAACGATGCCGCGAAATTGA
- a CDS encoding DUF481 domain-containing protein: MPRTALPLLLVSLSLAAAEPPAQPWTDKASLSMVSLSGNAQGQTLGLSNEFKYTGPVSSFAFNAGAVRVSTTTIAYSAVGTSPTQYDVKETRTTVTTAESYLANGRYDHTIDTAFFAFGALGWDRNVPSGISSRTVTSAGMGYAWVKTEALRFRTDLGGGYTRIKPVFETPGFQDSFGTWNLTVDFARKAGAAGLVTSNLEVSTSMKDTSAYLAVWKNAFTTNLGKRLALKVGYDCTYNNAPAYLAVDILQAGAVPPVVLGKAPVRLRKLDTVLTTSLVISL, from the coding sequence ATGCCACGCACCGCCCTGCCCCTCCTCCTCGTCTCCCTGTCCCTGGCCGCCGCCGAGCCCCCCGCCCAGCCCTGGACCGACAAGGCCAGCCTCTCCATGGTGTCCCTGTCCGGCAACGCCCAGGGCCAGACCCTGGGGCTTTCCAACGAGTTCAAGTACACCGGGCCGGTCTCCTCCTTCGCCTTCAACGCCGGGGCCGTGCGGGTGTCCACCACGACGATCGCCTACTCGGCCGTTGGCACCTCGCCCACCCAGTACGACGTGAAGGAGACCCGCACCACCGTCACCACCGCCGAAAGCTACCTCGCCAACGGGCGGTACGACCACACCATCGACACGGCCTTCTTCGCCTTCGGGGCCCTGGGCTGGGACCGCAACGTCCCCTCCGGCATCTCCAGCCGCACCGTCACCTCGGCGGGCATGGGCTACGCGTGGGTGAAGACCGAAGCCCTGCGCTTCCGCACGGACCTGGGGGGCGGCTACACCCGCATCAAGCCGGTCTTCGAGACCCCGGGTTTCCAGGACAGCTTCGGCACCTGGAACCTCACGGTGGATTTCGCCCGGAAGGCCGGCGCGGCGGGGCTGGTCACCTCCAACCTGGAGGTGTCCACCAGCATGAAGGACACCTCCGCCTACCTCGCCGTGTGGAAGAACGCCTTCACCACGAACCTGGGCAAGCGCCTGGCCCTGAAGGTGGGCTACGACTGCACGTACAACAATGCCCCGGCCTATCTGGCGGTGGACATCCTCCAGGCCGGAGCCGTCCCGCCGGTGGTTTTGGGGAAGGCGCCCGTGAGGTTGAGGAAACTGGACACGGTGCTGACGACGTCGCTGGTGATCAGCTTGTAG